The Camelina sativa cultivar DH55 chromosome 14, Cs, whole genome shotgun sequence genome includes a window with the following:
- the LOC104741864 gene encoding uncharacterized protein OsI_027940-like isoform X5: MSRHPTVKWAQRSDKVYITVELPDAEDVKVKLEPHGKFFFSATSGPSKTPYEVDIDLFESVDVNESKASVSSRCICYMVKKAESKWWNRLIKQEGKTPVYLKVDWDKWVDEDEDKGGADDMDFGDFDFNSLNMGDTDGIGDEEGDSDMEEETTAESKVAEKIEEEENAEKDKEAASEIF, encoded by the exons atgag TAGACATCCAACGGTGAAGTGGGCGCAAAGATCTGATAAGGTTTACATAACCGTGGAATTGCCGGATGCTGAAGATGTTAAGGTGAAGCTTGAGCCTCACGGCAAGTTCTTTTTCTCTGCTACGAGTGGACCTAGCAAGACACCGTACGAGGTGGACATTGATCTGTTTGAAAGTGTTGATGTGAAT GAGAGCAAGGCGAGTGTAAGCTCGAGGTGTATATGTTACATGGTGAAGAAAGCTGAGAGCAAATGGTGGAACAGATTGATTAAGCAAGAAGGGAAAACTCCAGTGTACTTGAAAGTTGATTGGGATAAATgggttgatgaagatgaagataaag GAGGAGCTGATGATATGGACTTTGGAGATTTTGATTTCAAT agtCTCAACATGGGAGACACTGATGGCATTGGAGATGAAG AAGGTGATAGTGATATGGAGGAAGAGACTACGGCAGAGTCAAAGGTAGcggagaagattgaagaagaagaaaatgcagagaaagataaagaagcTGCATCAGAG ATATTTTGA
- the LOC104741864 gene encoding uncharacterized protein OsI_027940-like isoform X1 yields MSRHPTVKWAQRSDKVYITVELPDAEDVKVKLEPHGKFFFSATSGPSKTPYEVDIDLFESVDVNESKASVSSRCICYMVKKAESKWWNRLIKQEGKTPVYLKVDWDKWVDEDEDKGGADDMDFGDFDFNSLNMGDTDGIGDEEGDSDMEEETTAESKVAEKIEEEENAEKDKEAASEVKKN; encoded by the exons atgag TAGACATCCAACGGTGAAGTGGGCGCAAAGATCTGATAAGGTTTACATAACCGTGGAATTGCCGGATGCTGAAGATGTTAAGGTGAAGCTTGAGCCTCACGGCAAGTTCTTTTTCTCTGCTACGAGTGGACCTAGCAAGACACCGTACGAGGTGGACATTGATCTGTTTGAAAGTGTTGATGTGAAT GAGAGCAAGGCGAGTGTAAGCTCGAGGTGTATATGTTACATGGTGAAGAAAGCTGAGAGCAAATGGTGGAACAGATTGATTAAGCAAGAAGGGAAAACTCCAGTGTACTTGAAAGTTGATTGGGATAAATgggttgatgaagatgaagataaag GAGGAGCTGATGATATGGACTTTGGAGATTTTGATTTCAAT agtCTCAACATGGGAGACACTGATGGCATTGGAGATGAAG AAGGTGATAGTGATATGGAGGAAGAGACTACGGCAGAGTCAAAGGTAGcggagaagattgaagaagaagaaaatgcagagaaagataaagaagcTGCATCAGAGGTGAAGAAGAATTAA
- the LOC104741864 gene encoding uncharacterized protein OsI_027940-like isoform X2, giving the protein MSRHPTVKWAQRSDKVYITVELPDAEDVKVKLEPHGKFFFSATSGPSKTPYEVDIDLFESVDVNESKASVSSRCICYMVKKAESKWWNRLIKQEGKTPVYLKVDWDKWVDEDEDKGGADDMDFGDFDFNSLNMGDTDGIGDEEGDSDMEEETTAESKVAEKIEEEENAEKDKEAASEWCEG; this is encoded by the exons atgag TAGACATCCAACGGTGAAGTGGGCGCAAAGATCTGATAAGGTTTACATAACCGTGGAATTGCCGGATGCTGAAGATGTTAAGGTGAAGCTTGAGCCTCACGGCAAGTTCTTTTTCTCTGCTACGAGTGGACCTAGCAAGACACCGTACGAGGTGGACATTGATCTGTTTGAAAGTGTTGATGTGAAT GAGAGCAAGGCGAGTGTAAGCTCGAGGTGTATATGTTACATGGTGAAGAAAGCTGAGAGCAAATGGTGGAACAGATTGATTAAGCAAGAAGGGAAAACTCCAGTGTACTTGAAAGTTGATTGGGATAAATgggttgatgaagatgaagataaag GAGGAGCTGATGATATGGACTTTGGAGATTTTGATTTCAAT agtCTCAACATGGGAGACACTGATGGCATTGGAGATGAAG AAGGTGATAGTGATATGGAGGAAGAGACTACGGCAGAGTCAAAGGTAGcggagaagattgaagaagaagaaaatgcagagaaagataaagaagcTGCATCAGAG TGGTGTGAAGGATGA
- the LOC104741864 gene encoding uncharacterized protein OsI_027940-like isoform X4: MSRHPTVKWAQRSDKVYITVELPDAEDVKVKLEPHGKFFFSATSGPSKTPYEVDIDLFESVDVNESKASVSSRCICYMVKKAESKWWNRLIKQEGKTPVYLKVDWDKWVDEDEDKGGADDMDFGDFDFNSLNMGDTDGIGDEGDSDMEEETTAESKVAEKIEEEENAEKDKEAASEVKKN; the protein is encoded by the exons atgag TAGACATCCAACGGTGAAGTGGGCGCAAAGATCTGATAAGGTTTACATAACCGTGGAATTGCCGGATGCTGAAGATGTTAAGGTGAAGCTTGAGCCTCACGGCAAGTTCTTTTTCTCTGCTACGAGTGGACCTAGCAAGACACCGTACGAGGTGGACATTGATCTGTTTGAAAGTGTTGATGTGAAT GAGAGCAAGGCGAGTGTAAGCTCGAGGTGTATATGTTACATGGTGAAGAAAGCTGAGAGCAAATGGTGGAACAGATTGATTAAGCAAGAAGGGAAAACTCCAGTGTACTTGAAAGTTGATTGGGATAAATgggttgatgaagatgaagataaag GAGGAGCTGATGATATGGACTTTGGAGATTTTGATTTCAAT agtCTCAACATGGGAGACACTGATGGCATTGGAGATGAAG GTGATAGTGATATGGAGGAAGAGACTACGGCAGAGTCAAAGGTAGcggagaagattgaagaagaagaaaatgcagagaaagataaagaagcTGCATCAGAGGTGAAGAAGAATTAA
- the LOC104741864 gene encoding uncharacterized protein OsI_027940-like isoform X3, with product MRHPTVKWAQRSDKVYITVELPDAEDVKVKLEPHGKFFFSATSGPSKTPYEVDIDLFESVDVNESKASVSSRCICYMVKKAESKWWNRLIKQEGKTPVYLKVDWDKWVDEDEDKGGADDMDFGDFDFNSLNMGDTDGIGDEEGDSDMEEETTAESKVAEKIEEEENAEKDKEAASEVKKN from the exons atgag ACATCCAACGGTGAAGTGGGCGCAAAGATCTGATAAGGTTTACATAACCGTGGAATTGCCGGATGCTGAAGATGTTAAGGTGAAGCTTGAGCCTCACGGCAAGTTCTTTTTCTCTGCTACGAGTGGACCTAGCAAGACACCGTACGAGGTGGACATTGATCTGTTTGAAAGTGTTGATGTGAAT GAGAGCAAGGCGAGTGTAAGCTCGAGGTGTATATGTTACATGGTGAAGAAAGCTGAGAGCAAATGGTGGAACAGATTGATTAAGCAAGAAGGGAAAACTCCAGTGTACTTGAAAGTTGATTGGGATAAATgggttgatgaagatgaagataaag GAGGAGCTGATGATATGGACTTTGGAGATTTTGATTTCAAT agtCTCAACATGGGAGACACTGATGGCATTGGAGATGAAG AAGGTGATAGTGATATGGAGGAAGAGACTACGGCAGAGTCAAAGGTAGcggagaagattgaagaagaagaaaatgcagagaaagataaagaagcTGCATCAGAGGTGAAGAAGAATTAA
- the LOC104741865 gene encoding glucan endo-1,3-beta-glucosidase 11, which yields MELKSFRRSSSFIFLLSVTFIIPTAIASIGVNYGQIGDNLPSPSEVIPLIKSIGATKVKLYDANPQILKAFANTGIEFIVGLGNEYLSKMKDPSKALTWIKQNVTPFLPATNITCITIGNEILALNDSSLTLSLLPAMQGVHSALTTAGLSDQISVTTAHSLSILKTSFPPSAGEFQPDLLDSLTPILEFHRKTESPFLINAYPFFAYKGSPKEVPLDFVLFQPNQGVVDPATGFHYDNMLFAQIDAVYSALAAAGYKSLRVEISETGWPSKGDDDEFGATPENAKRYNGNLIKMMMSGKKTKTPLRPSNDLSIYVFALFNENLKPGPTSERNYGLFKPDGTQAYSLGFTLNDVVRGASGGGGGNTSSSGGGGGKAPVSPVSPVAPDSASTGYLAISYAPVTGKRKGEGAILSMAVVMMSMLLARHLL from the exons ATGGAACTCAAGAGCTTCCGCCGCTCTTCTTCCTTCATATTCCTCCTCTCAG taacgTTTATTATCCCAACGGCGATAGCTTCAATCGGAGTAAACTACGGCCAAATCGGAGACAACCTCCCATCACCGTCCGAAGTAATCCCACTGATAAAATCAATCGGAGCGACGAAAGTAAAACTGTACGACGCGAATCCACAGATCCTCAAAGCTTTCGCCAACACCGGGATCGAATTCATCGTCGGACTCGGAAACGAGTACCTCTCCAAGATGAAAGATCCGTCGAAAGCATTGACATGGATCAAACAAAACGTTACTCCATTTTTACCGGCGACTAACATCACCTGCATCACTATCGGAAACGAGATCTTAGCTCTCAACGACTCATCGCTCACCCTCAGCCTCCTCCCCGCGATGCAAGGGGTTCACTCTGCTCTAACCACCGCGGGACTCTCCGATCAAATCTCCGTAACCACCGCACACTCGCTCTCCATCCTCAAAACCTCGTTCCCGCCTTCCGCCGGGGAGTTTCAACCGGATCTACTCGACTCACTCACCCCGATCCTCGAGTTCCACCGGAAAACAGAGTCTCCGTTCTTGATCAACGCGTACCCTTTCTTCGCTTACAAAGGCAGCCCTAAAGAGGTGCCTCTCGACTTCGTTCTGTTTCAGCCGAACCAAGGAGTCGTGGATCCGGCCACCGGGTTTCACTACGACAACATGCTCTTCGCTCAGATCGACGCCGTGTACTCTGCTTTAGCGGCGGCCGGGTATAAGTCTTTGAGAGTTGAGATATCGGAGACTGGGTGGCCGTCTAAAGGTGACGACGACGAGTTCGGAGCTACGCCGGAGAACGCGAAGAGGTACAACGGGAACTTgatcaagatgatgatgagtggTAAGAAGACTAAAACGCCCCTGAGACCTAGCAACGATCTCAGTATTTACGTTTTTGCCCTTTTTAATGAGAACTTGAAACCTGGTCCGACGTCGGAGAGGAATTATGGGTTGTTTAAACCTGATGGGACTCAGGCTTATTCACTTGGGTTTACTTTAAACGATGTCGTGAGAGGGGCTAGTGGCGGCGGTGGTGGGAATACTAGTAGtagcggtggaggaggaggaaaggcGCCGGTGTCACCGGTTTCTCCGGTGGCGCCGGATAGTGCCTCAACTGGCTATTTGGCTATTTCGTATGCTCCCGTAACG GGGAAAAGAAAAGGGGAAGGTGCAATATTGTCAATGGCGGTGGTGATGATGAGCATGTTACTGGCGAGACACTTACTTTGA